Sequence from the Xiphophorus couchianus chromosome 23, X_couchianus-1.0, whole genome shotgun sequence genome:
TCAGCGTACAGGCTAGTGCCCCCCTCTCTCATCCCCACAACTGCACCATCTAATGGCTTTACATTCCAGTCAACCATCTGGGgttcaaacaggaagcaggCCCCCGAGCTGCTAAAAGAGAGGCTAGAAATTTGACTTAAAGGGCCCCAAGATGTAAACATCTGCAGAGGACAATGTCACACAAACAACCAAAGATATTATTGATAGTCTGCAGGTGCAGATTTAACATGAATTTAAGAGTCCCATATTAATTTTTCTCAGAGACTTTAGGCACAAAATAAGCCTGGACTTCTTGAAAGGGTCCCATAAATACAACCCATATTGGTAAAAGCTGagtgcttaaaaaacaaacaaacaaaaaacctgagTGTCAACTTACCTGGCCAAAAAGGTTTTgcgttttgtgtttgtattgctGATATGGGTTGAATTTAGTAAAACCGATTGGGACCCTTACAGAAAACCCGCTGTGAACCCAGAACCATGGAGCATGAGAAAactcatatttaatatattgtgCAAGCATTTCTGGACTGTAATAAATTCTTGCATATTATGTGATGTTCTCCACAGGTTGCAATAGAGCCACATCTTAACTGCCTGTATCGGTTCCCATCAGAGTGGGCCCACATGGGGCCTAGATGCCATCTACATCCAACCTGTGGTGACAATGTCATGatcacagttttctttttttgtttcaaagtccCAAAAGACTCACACATGAAGCAAATGACTGTCTTGCACATTTTTACTAAGCTAAAACATATATGTGGGCCCCAAATTAATTTTGCTCTGGTTTAATAAGCACTAAATGGTCCTGGGCAGATGATGGATTTCTTTTATGGGTCTCACTTTTGggtttaatataatttatatcAGAAAACCCAGTTAAGTACTTTGTAAACAACGTAAAAACTTCAAATTACACAATCAATCTAGGGCCCATATGGGTCCCTCCTTGTACCCAAAGTTGTTTAGAATCAAATTATCTGCGATTAAAAAGGGCCCAACTTACAAGATTCAACCACAGTTTGGTTCAAAGttcaaaatgacattaaaaagcATCAGTAGGGGACTTGGTGTACCTGAAGACCCATTTCGGTTCATTACATTTAATTCCTATCAGCAAACTCAGTCGTACAAAATCTTTATAGATATAAATAGTAATTTGCCCTGTCATTCCGGTCACATACATCCCATTGTATTCCCTTAGATTTCTTGAATCAAGTTAGCAGTTTACATAAGGTAAATATGCTATCCTGTGGACAGTCAATGCACAAATGGGTCCCCTATGTAAGTGCTGATTAATCACACAACTTGCATGAAAAATGTTACCAATAGTAACAGAATAAAACACCAtgattcaataaattatttcaaatttattctaAGTCCTTCAGCAGTGGCAATATCAGTAAAATATCTAACTATTGACaccttcaaaaaaatatatataaacccATCGTCCATGAACAGAGCCATACGACCACATCTACATGAACGGCCCACCtcctgaagcagagaagaagctTGTGGCAGGTGTTTCTGAGCTGCAGGTGCAACTGTGTGCTgacaaagaatttaaaaaaggaaaacaaaatacgcATTTATGctgaattgttttcttttttaagaataaTCAGCAGAAATACTAAAATGGGGATTGATTTTTCGATAATTCACTgtagaaacagaaatgaactgtTGTCAGGAAACCTGTTGGGAGGTTTGCTTTTGATGAAATCTGGAAAAGATGAAgcgtttttgtgctttttgttgaaaaagacaagaaaggaACAAAATAATTCCACCCCCTCTTAGGGTTTAATCTTTGAAGCAATACATTCACCTGCTgatcagtttaaaacaaaaaggaaacctATGTAATAATTTCTGGGGATCAAACTGtaatctttacattttcatctctacccgtcttctttttttcaataaaatatcacaaagaCATGATAAAttactgcaatttttttttggtctttctgGTTCATTTTTCACTCCCACTAGAAATCAAATGAGAAACTTTACACccatttaatcagattttttttttcttcaagcattaaaattttttttgccattctCATTAACCTGCAACACTGAGCCATTTTCAAAAAGgcttcaaattaaaagaaaaaaaacattgactagcctttaaatattttctgtttaaatacgTAGAGCTCGAGTTTCCTTTGCGCTTGTGAAGGAAACACTATCACTGTGGTTCACACGTAAGATTAACGCACAAGAGTAGTAATTGACACTGGTCCTGTTTCGAGTTTTGACCTTGTTAAAAtccagacacaaacacagaggaaTGTAAGCCAAAGCAAACAGTGGCTGGTTGGAAGGACTTCTGTTTAGATTCAATAAGATGTTTGACAGTCTTGCTCTCTGCTGACGAACTGAGCATCTCCAGCAGTTACTGTTCAAACATGCTGTGTTTATGCCCTGGGGAGTGAACAGGTGTAAGACTTCAGGTTTATCTGTGGTGGAGATGGTCAGAGTGGGAGGTGGGCTTGGCTTTCTCTATTCCTTCTGCTAAAGTTCTTTGTGCAGCGGGACATTTCTCCAGCAGTCACTATAGTATCTCCAAGTCGACGTGGCGAACCTCTGGGTTACGTtgctgcaaaagaaaataaaggcaGTGACAAATCTACCCGTGATATATTTTCTAATGCAcacatcaacaaaaaacaacttcaataaCTTCCTCCCTCACTACCTTCAGCTCCTTCTCCAGGCGATCCACCTCAGCCCCTAAAGTGTCAATGATGTTCTCGCCATGTTTCAGCATGAAGTTCTCCAACTCTTCAGGTGTTTTCACCTGCTGAATGTCCTGGagagacagaataaaaaaatgccaCGGCTGAGCAATCCATTTCACACCCTGATGTCTGCAGTAAACAATGCAAACATTGTGGCATCAGGCAGTCTTGAGGTAGATTGAAGATTTCCAGATCTTTGCAGAGACTTCTGTCTAGTTAGGACAGATGAAAGATGATGGTAGACAAGTGGTGGTTAAGTGAAAATCACAGATCTTTGCTTGGTAACGAAGATTGACAGTTAACTAAGGTTTTTTCCCCTATTATCAAGAGTAATGGCCGCCTAAAATGTGAGCCTCCCTTAAAACTGGTCACTGGCACCAGGGCTGCCAGGACCTAATTGATTATATTGCCAATAACATATCTCCTcctcaatgttttttaaaatcaataaagttgttgaatttttgttgttttttatttcacaaaagtgTTAAAAGCTTTCCtccaaactaattttatttcatttcattttaaattgcattaaGGTTTGTACATGAGCATAATGTCTaaacaaatcagatttaaaaactgaaaaattcaaataaaagttgCAGTTAAATACAAGCCGTTCTAAAGTCATTGTTAGTTTTTATGTTGAGTCTTATAGGAACAGATTCTTCTTTCAAACTCATGACTGAACTGaagtctatttttgttttgtttttccccctcagTCTCATCTGACATTCTGATTACCGTACTCAggcttttttgtttgaaaatttaTAAGAGCTTCCCTCTAATTTTTCTTACGATAAATTCAGATATTGTCATCTGAATACAAACACTTCTAACTTGACTTATTAAAATGGACATCTCAGTTATTCTGGCAAGTTAAGCCAATTGGTCAACCACTGGCCGGAGACAAAAATCACCATAAATGTTTACCAAACATGTTTAGCTATCTACTGACAGAAAAAAGGACCATCAAAAGCTGTGTATGAAAAAGCATGATCTTTTTAATAACAAAGTTATCCACTGAAAATAGAAAGAGCAAGCTTACGTTAAGGATTTGGTCAATGTCTTGTTTCTCCAGATAAGACCGTGTCACCACTCGGCCATCGAAGTCAACTTCAGCCTTGAAGCGCACTTTACTCAGTCCCATATCTGTGGCCTTCACATCATGGATGGCTCTGTGTGCAAAAAAATACAGCTGTAAAACTTCAGTACATGCAGGATTTCTGCCACGCAAATCACAATCACATGCAGAAAAATATCTGATAACCTTTACTTCCTAAAGCAAAGGGCTACAAGGGCTGAATCATATAGCAAAGACaagcaacaaacaaactgaGGCGCAGGCGTTGTACAGAAGCCTCCCAATAAGTCTGGCAATGCTGCACATATTCAGCTAATGTGATGAAGCGTAAGTGCAAAAGACTTCTTTGAGTTCAGTTCACTGCACCATCACCATACAGCGAATACCTGGCTAGAAATATCTGAGGTTATTTCTTATTACTTTTTAGGCCAAAAAGATTTGCCTTTGGTGATTTTTATTAAGTAATCTAATAATCAAACTGaaagaaagttttgaaaatttcatacataaatataaaactctAGTTGGTAGCAGGTTTAAGGTTCGTGTGAGAAAAGTAATAAACTGTGTAACTGAGATTCTATAAAGTTGAGCAGAAGGTGCATTTTATGTCCACTCCTCTAAACAGAATGGTTTATTTGAAGCCTCATTAAACACCACAGTTTGATGTCTTTGACCAGAGGTGGGTAGTAGATAGTTAGATTTGCTTTGATGACGTCattataaaatttaaatcaaatcagatGTTATGATTAGTTTTTCCAACACTTGAGAAACCTTTTTATAGAATACCGTTCTACTTGACTAACTTCTTGGATGACTgctttttacttctacttgagtaaaaatatgttgaagtcgTGTGACTCTTACTTCAGAACAActttttgggtactctacccacctctgctcTTACCTCACAGCCGGGTCGTTCTCCAGGAACTCTGTGAGCTTCTGGACTTGCTCCGGCTGTATGGAGCGGCCCAGTAGGGCCTCGGTGTTGGTGTAGATCAGGAACGCCGAGACGGTGCCCAACAACGTTCCCACGCCGAGAGAGCCCAGACTGTCATAGTACGGGTTACCTGGGACAGGGACAGTTCCATACTGAAGTTTTTTGAACAACAGGAATTCAAACAATGACCAAATGGCTGAGGATGTTTTATATTCGATATGAAAATCACAATTTGGGATATAGTGTATTTGTGTTCACCTGTGAGTGAGGTAAGTCCCATACAGCCAGAAGCGATGATGACCCCCAACACGGCAGCAGCATCTTCCAACAGCACCACATTGGTGCTGGGGTCTCGACTCTGCATGACTTTACACAGGACACATAAggttttttataaaacatggtTTTACACAGCAGCTCATAATTAACATCATGTTTTTACCAATAAAAGCTTTTGGTAACACAGAGATTTAGAAAATTGTGGGAATCTGACAGAAACTCGCTTTTTTTCACAAAGATAGTTGGCTGTATTTTCTGTGTACTGATCAGAAATCACAACAACAAACTCTTAGTCACatgattaaatgcaaaatgtgcatACCATATTCATAAAAAGACACCCCATGCTTGTGGGCACTCTTCTTTATCTCATTAATTGCAACTAATAAGgtggctgaaaaagaaaaacaaacacgtttcaattcaaactgcaaaacttcagctaaaaataataaaatcttatattttatcaaaacaaCCAACCTCCTTCAGACACCAGAGAGCCCGCTAAAATACAGTAAGCCTGTAAAATTAATATGTGAAACGCTTTCTTTAGTCTATAAATTCTGACTTTACAGAGTTAAGTTAATATTAGATATTAATATTCAGAGTAGACACTCACCCAGAGCAAAGACTCAATTGGTTCTGGGTGTAGTAATCCCATAATGCCATGGTACCAAGAGAGACCTGCTCCCATCATAAAAATACCCACGCCACTGATCAGGGAGGCGATGTAGCGCATGTTTGAAAAGCCGTACCTGAAACATGGAGTCGAGACTTAGACTAGCAATATCTACTCAGTTACAAACACCAGGTCTGTCTGTACATACAGACCGTAAAGCAAAGTTCATACAGATCACTCATTTCAAAATTCAACACCTTTCCAGACCCAATAAATTTTGAAGATTAATGATCTGCAATAAGTACTGAAACACCGAGCAGCTGGACAGTTGCACTCAAAAGTTGAGGGAAGGTCTAATAAAACTCATCCGTAATGTTTATAATGCATTTTAGGTACATGCTCAAATTTTCATCAGAAAGTCCAATATCCCTAACTCcttgtgaaagtttttttttcactgtcactcattcagaaaatattcaaatagcATATTTTTTCTAGGGTGCAGACAAAGCATGCTTAGTGTTTCAAGGAATAAAACTCCtacaaaacatttgttctttACTAACATGGTAACTTTAAATTCTTTAATGGCAGATAAGGAACCAcgtttttgagtttgttttcagagaGGTGTACTGCTTACGGGTGAATGGCGTCTGGGTTTCGGACAGACTGACTGATTCCCAGGGCGAGCAGAGCCTGGTTGCAGGTGTCGGCCAGAGAGTGGATAGCCTCGGAGAACATACTGGCTGATCCGGTGTAGACCCAGGCCAGAAGCTTAAAGAAGAAGTTCAAGCCATTGCTGAGGACATAAAATAGAGACTCGTGAAGCCAAACACTCAAGTTCTACATATATTTTGCTAAATGACATATATGTACATGTTTTTTAGAAGAATGCTTTGGAAACCAATCTGACACATCACTGGACCTCTGATGAATTTACTGATTAAATCTTTAGGTCTCGTGCGTTGTCTGGCTTCATGTGACTCCACATGTCCTCTAACACAATCTCACTAATCTAATAGGCAGCAGAAGCTCATGTGACGGCAAGTTTCCAAGCTcccacacatttaaaaacaaccagATGTATTGTTCTTATTAAACAggaatatatactgtacattcccttccacttcacaaatattaaattctatatacaaagttttcaaaaagtctgggctttaacataaaaaatgttttcgaaGTCACAACAAAGGACTCATTATAATTTACATAATATATATGATTTGCATTAGTAAAACACTCAAAAAATGTGTCTGTGATTatggaaggagaaaaagaaaagcttagtGCAACTTTACGATATAGATATTTTTAGGAATCCCCAATAATGTCCGGAGACTTTCAGCACAACAAGTAGGTTTTTTatgcataattttaaaacatttgtttacatcAGACTTCTGCACCCATATTCTACCATAATGCTCTCTAAGGATTCTGAATGCAGATTGTAATTCGGCACCTGCCACTATGTGTGCTGCAGCTCAGACAATTCAGTAAATATGAGACAAATGTTCTATAAAAACCATACAAAATTCAGAAACAAGGCAATCTGGTAGGACaatagaaataagacaaaacaacaaaaagaaaaaacttacaTGCAGATGGCCACCATTACCACCTTCCCTGGACCTTGCAGAAATGTCGCCCTCTTTCCGGATCGGGGcttaagaaagagaaaaataataaaaatacaaatggcTTTCAAGGGATGATCTCGACATACCTGATAGTTATTTTTAGCAATCAGAATGCCtattataataacaataacatcaataataacaatattacaaattttaaatagtattttgtcattttgtctcTATTGTTCTCTCAAAGGGCAGCAGGTTAGATGGCTCCTCTGGCCAAACAAACCAGCAGAGTGTAGAATATACCACCACATACCAGCCAGGTGCAGCGCAGTCACTGAAATAACGTCAGCACCATACAGCAAAGACAGGGGTCAACATGAATGTCACTATGTGTAAAAGATGCAGTGACCTCAGTTATCGGGACAAAGGTCACTCAAACACAACTAGGAGTAATTAACTATGGTACAGTGGCACAAATGTTACTGAATGTTAATGCTATACATTACcatatcaatattaatataGCTACTAATAACAGTACAGTGTCACATTGCAACATTTCAAAGGTGTCAATCCAttggttcatttttaatgtagaaaCGCAACAGTTTAATGTGAATTTACACCAGGTGTTTCTACAGAAGCCAggctttaaatacaaaatataacacatgatggagaaacaaatagatggaaaaacaaaggGAGAGATGAATGGATGAACATATGATGACAAATGAACAAAGTGATAAACAAATGACAGATAAACAACTGATagatggattaaaaataaacaaaaaaggattaaaggatataaagaaaaacaaattgacaCATGGATAAATTAATAGTcgagacaaacaaacaaaacaaatggaaacacagatggATGGCTGGAGTATTTAGATGATGAGATAGGGAATGAAATCAGGaaattcacaacaaaatacCCCCCAAAAAGTGGGACAAAAAAGCTCTTACCTTAGTGTTTCCCCAAAAGTCTTTGTATTCCTTTAACAGCTGCTGGTTACGAAAAATATCTGCAGATAAACAGACAACGGTTCAAACAAAagccaaaattaaaattattttacaacccCACAGCAAAACAGGAAATAGATAACTATACCAGCCAAGAGATGATCTGGTCAGTAATACTTATGATGTAAttgagaaaacaacatttttaccaatttttcaaacatgcagcCTAATATgggaacttaaaaaaaatatataaaataatttgtggCTTTTTCGACAATTTTGCTGCTGTAAATTGTGTGACTATTAGTGTGGCTATGACAGGTATGGCTCCGGCAGTTTACCTAAAGATTTAAGCACTATTCCAACAAATGCTTAAATCCTATCTGAAAAGttattgaaaacatttccagttgTGACTTCGAATTGTTTTTCTACCTACATTACaaactaaacatattttgagtattttttatgCAGCCTCTATGAATAGAGAAAACTttgtgcttttaatttattcacaaagaaacaaatgttaaacCTACTCTCTTGGTACTCTCTCTCCACTTCTTTCCTGAGATTCCTCTCTCGGTCTAGAGCTTCATTGCTTCCCCACACATCTAGTGCTCTgatagcaagaaaaaaagaatataatcATAAACCAACATAAGAGAAATATGCATGTAAATGCTGGTTTAATAAATGACTTGTTTGAAGAGATTTGGTATCATTCTCTGCGGATGTTTTGGAGGCGCAACAGAAGAATTTTGCACTAACTTGGCCTCCACGTCTGACCGCAAAAACACAGTGAAAGCCTCTGTGTCGTCATGGGGGCTGCGCCTTCTGATCTTCCGGAGCTGCTCCAGATCACTTCCAGTACAAAAAGAGTAGGGCAAGAAAATTTGAAACAGACTAACAGAAATCTGTTCAAGTGAACTGCAAAAGCATGTTCAATTATTAACACCAAAGAAATTTGTACAATTGTTATGGCACACAGAAATAGAACAGTTTCCCATTTTCCataatatttctataaatatacAAGACAAAGGAATCACCTTGGTTTGAGACAGAACTCATTCATCGCTCTGACAGCAGTGATAAAGTTGTTCTTAGTGTACTTGGCTCCATACTCCCTTTTTTTGAGGACAGCTCGAACTGTGTGCAAAGTTAAAGagaaatgaaatgacaaaatgattTCAATCTGAATCAGCTAATTCAAAATTTGACAGGAACACACAAATGTCACGTCTTACCTTTGACTTGAATTGCCTCAGCTTTCCTCAGTCCTTGAAGTGCTTTATCTATGGAAGTAAAGAtattaatagaaataataattaagctTAAACTTCCATAATTCTTGAACAAGTAATCAggcacatataaaaaaattaaacagtttgtATATGGAAAAGTTTACCTGATAAATTTGTGGGGACTTTTGCAGCACCAGTCACCACTCTGTCTGCTGAAGGGGAAACagttgattttgattttggagGACCATCTTTACTATCACCAGAGGTAGAGTAGTACTGCACCGATGTAAGCCCCAAAGAGGCCACACGGGAGTCAGGAAGGCTGAGCCATAAGCTGTGTGTGCCTCCAATCTGCCAACCTGTGCAACACAGTGGCTCATTAAAGATAATATGCAATGATGCGTTTccttttcatgaaaaaaatacaatgacaggaaaaaacaacaacagacaaATAAGTATAGATATCCACAGCAAGCTTTTACAATATATATGTAGTTTAAAAAGCCTACTTAGGTAAACACTCATTATGCTTTGTGTATATTTGTATCAATGACATCATAAGAAGTACAATAAGCTTTTGGTGCcgtttctgaaggtttttggtAAGAGATTGAGCTGAGACAAAGTCTGGCCTGAACATGTAATATGGCTCAAACTACATCTATCATGAAGCTTTAAACATCGTGACAACCCTCTGTAAAAATATCAGGGTTTTATCTTAAAGAATGTacacaaaactgtaaataacacatttaaacagGAATTGAAGtgcttttactgaaaaacaaaaaatcactttttatattGCAGCAAAATTAATAACACAAATGTCTAATAGTATAACTACAATTTTGGAAAACAATGCAGTTGTGATAATATCCATATTCTTGTCACTTCTCTCTTTGTTAACAATGCTCCCAACTGTCACTGGAAGTATTTTGGCCACAACAACATGCCAGGTGAGAAGTGAGACTCCATGTATTATCAGCATGCAAAGTGTAAGTATGACTGCATAACTGTGATATATTACACTGCCCAAACATATGTACTACAGTTTGGATAATTTGACTATTgctaaatcatttaaatatacaCCCAATAGTCTTGGTGCTCATTTTGTCATTCTGCCCTTAATAgagtaaaaaaattatattttttctttcctgtaaGAAAGGAAagtgaattttattaaaaacacgcacaatgcgaatggaagaaaatctgaaataataaaaaggttaaCACAAAAGAACTGATTAGTTGCCTTGTTGGTTGCTAGGGAGGATAAATCTTGATTCAAGATCAACTGACAACAATAAAGCAAGTAGAAAGAGTGATCGTGAAGTCTCCTAGACGTGACATAAATGATCTGAAATTAGTTGgtttacataataataaaaagtctgGCTAGGCTCCAGTTGTTTTTTCCCGACGGTAAAAAAACGGATTTAAAGTAGATATAAGGGTAACAGGCAACCCATCCAGAAGCTCACCTCGGAGAAACCTATAAGACCACTGGGACAGCGAGGACCTGCGCTGCAGGGACACTCTGCAGAAGACATGCCATGGTCTGTGGGCCAGGCTGGGGAACATCCTCTCTGCAGGGGAGCTTGATGTTGAAGAGCAGGAATGTGCTTTGTAAATTCACAGATATCCGAGTCACAGTAGTGTTAGCATTACCAGCCTACCAACTTAACCCAACCACCTTTCAAACAGATTAACGTTGAGAAATATCCTCTCAGGTTCAGACAGTGTCATTAGTTAGCAACGTTAGCGTGGCTAAAAAGAAACTGACAGTTATggtaaaactgaatatttttcatttaacagaaAAGTACAGCTTCTGCTTGTTGGCTAGCTCTGTTCTGCTCCGTTAAGCAAACCCGGTGG
This genomic interval carries:
- the slc30a9 gene encoding proton-coupled zinc antiporter SLC30A9, mitochondrial isoform X1; the encoded protein is MFPSLAHRPWHVFCRVSLQRRSSLSQWSYRFLRGWQIGGTHSLWLSLPDSRVASLGLTSVQYYSTSGDSKDGPPKSKSTVSPSADRVVTGAAKVPTNLSDKALQGLRKAEAIQVKVRAVLKKREYGAKYTKNNFITAVRAMNEFCLKPSDLEQLRKIRRRSPHDDTEAFTVFLRSDVEAKALDVWGSNEALDRERNLRKEVEREYQENIFRNQQLLKEYKDFWGNTKPRSGKRATFLQGPGKVVMVAICINGLNFFFKLLAWVYTGSASMFSEAIHSLADTCNQALLALGISQSVRNPDAIHPYGFSNMRYIASLISGVGIFMMGAGLSWYHGIMGLLHPEPIESLLWAYCILAGSLVSEGATLLVAINEIKKSAHKHGVSFYEYVMQSRDPSTNVVLLEDAAAVLGVIIASGCMGLTSLTGNPYYDSLGSLGVGTLLGTVSAFLIYTNTEALLGRSIQPEQVQKLTEFLENDPAVRAIHDVKATDMGLSKVRFKAEVDFDGRVVTRSYLEKQDIDQILNDIQQVKTPEELENFMLKHGENIIDTLGAEVDRLEKELKQRNPEVRHVDLEIL
- the slc30a9 gene encoding proton-coupled zinc antiporter SLC30A9, mitochondrial isoform X2, with protein sequence MFPSLAHRPWHVFCRVSLQRRSSLSQWSYRFLRGWQIGGTHSLWLSLPDSRVASLGLTSVQYYSTSGDSKDGPPKSKSTVSPSADRVVTGAAKVPTNLSDKALQGLRKAEAIQVKVRAVLKKREYGAKYTKNNFITAVRAMNEFCLKPSDLEQLRKIRRRSPHDDTEAFTVFLRSDVEAKALDVWGSNEALDRERNLRKEVEREYQENIFRNQQLLKEYKDFWGNTKPRSGKRATFLQGPGKVVMVAICINGLNFFFKLLAWVYTGSASMFSEAIHSLADTCNQALLALGISQSVRNPDAIHPYGFSNMRYIASLISGVGIFMMGAGLSWYHGIMGLLHPEPIESLLWAYCILAGSLVSEGATLLVAINEIKKSAHKHGVSFYEYVMQSRDPSTNVVLLEDAAAVLGVIIASGCMGLTSLTGNPYYDSLGSLGVGTLLGTVSAFLIYTNTEALLGRSIQPEQVQKLTEFLENDPAVR